A single Pirellulaceae bacterium DNA region contains:
- the uppS gene encoding di-trans,poly-cis-decaprenylcistransferase: MDGNGRWAQQQNLPRTQGHLRGVEAVGNVMEACREFGIQVLTLFCFSSENWKRPANELSFLMSLLSQYLIAERDTLVKNNLQLRFIGQREGLPVEVQREMDLSLQACAKNSGMTLCLAINYGSRSEIVNAVRNIVQRAVEGQLSAPQVTLELIDQSLDTAGLPDPDLLIRTSGEMRISNFLLWQISYSEIWVTPTLWPDFGREHLAAAIRDYAARDRRFGGLNPSRSL, encoded by the coding sequence ATGGATGGCAATGGCCGCTGGGCTCAACAGCAGAATTTGCCCAGAACGCAAGGGCATCTGCGTGGCGTTGAGGCGGTAGGCAATGTAATGGAAGCTTGCCGCGAATTCGGAATTCAAGTGCTGACGCTGTTTTGCTTTAGCAGTGAGAACTGGAAGCGGCCTGCCAACGAGCTGTCGTTTTTGATGAGCTTGTTGAGCCAATACTTGATTGCCGAGCGAGATACACTTGTCAAAAATAACCTGCAATTGAGGTTCATTGGTCAACGAGAAGGCTTGCCGGTGGAAGTTCAACGCGAGATGGATTTGTCGCTACAGGCTTGTGCGAAAAACAGCGGTATGACGTTGTGCTTGGCGATCAACTATGGCAGTCGCAGCGAAATAGTCAATGCGGTGCGCAACATCGTTCAGCGGGCGGTGGAAGGTCAATTGAGTGCCCCGCAGGTCACGCTAGAGTTGATCGATCAGAGCCTGGATACGGCCGGGCTACCCGATCCCGATCTACTGATTCGTACCAGCGGTGAAATGCGGATCAGCAATTTTTTGTTGTGGCAAATTAGCTATTCCGAGATTTGGGTAACGCCAACTTTGTGGCCCGACTTTGGACGTGAGCATTTAGCTGCTGCGATTCGAGACTATGCGG